Proteins from one Ranitomeya variabilis isolate aRanVar5 chromosome 1, aRanVar5.hap1, whole genome shotgun sequence genomic window:
- the ETFDH gene encoding electron transfer flavoprotein-ubiquinone oxidoreductase, mitochondrial, whose protein sequence is MSVCRCTVQAHHGLRYLKPLQTCAPAFCIKRWSSSAVPKITTHYTIHSRDKDKRWEGVGMERFAEEADVVVVGGGPAGLSAAIRLKQLAAESGKELRVCLVEKSAQIGAHTLSGACLEPRALEELFPDWKERGAPLHTKVTGDKFGILTEKHRIPVPILPGLPMNNHGNYIVRLGHLVSWLGEQAEALGVEIYPGYAAAEVLFHEDGSVKGIATNDVGIHKDGSPKSTFERGLELHAKVTIFGEGCHGHLAKQLYTTFNLRENSEPQTYGIGLKELWLIDEKKWQPGLVEHTVGWPLDRHTYGGSFLYHLNEGEPLVALGFVVGLDYQNPYINPFREFQRWKHHSTVSPTLEGGERIAYGARALNEGGFQSLPKLTFPGGVLVGCSPGFMNVPKIKGTHTAMKSGILAAESIYKQLTDENLQSSTQGLHVTEYEENLKNSWVWKELYSVRNIRPSCHGFLGLYGGMIYTGIFYWILRGMEPWTLKHKGFDSNQLKPAKDCTPIEYPKPDGKISFDLLSSVALSGTNHEHDQPAHLTLRDDSIPVNKNLAIYDGPEQRFCPAGVYEYVPLESGEGSRLQINAQNCVHCKTCDIKDPSQNINWVVPEGGGGPAYNGM, encoded by the exons GTGTCGGCATGGAGAGGTTTGCAGAGGAGGCTGACGTGGTGGTAGTTGGAGGTGGCCCTGCCGGTCTCTCTGCAGCCATACGGTTAAAGCAGCTCGCGGCTGAGAGTGgtaaggagctgcgtgtttgcctaGTGGAAAAATCAGCCCAAATCGGGGCCCACACCCTATCTGGTGCTTGTCTGGAGCCAAGAGCCCTGGAGGAATTGTTTCCAGACTGGAAGGAGCGAGGG GCCCCGCTTCACACAAAGGTGACCGGCGATAAGTTTGGAATCCTGACAGAAAAGCACAGAATACCAGTCCCTATACTTCCCG GACTTCCAATGAATAATCATGGCAACTATATTGTAAGGCTTGGCCACCTCGTCAGCTGGCTTGGTGAGCAAGCAGAAGCTCTTGGTGTTGAAATCTACCCTGGatatgctgcagcagag GTGCTTTTCCATGAAGATGGCAGTGTTAAAGGAATCGCAACAAATGATGTTGGCATTCACAAAGATGGCTCTCCGAAG TCCACATTTGAACGTGGCCTGGAACTTCATGCCAAGGTGACCATCTTTGGAGAGGGCtgccatggacaccttgccaaacagTTGTACACGACATTTAATCTAAGAGAGAACAGCGAACCACAAACCTATGGAATTGGACTAAAGGAG CTATGGCTTATTGATGAGAAGAAATGGCAGCCAGGTCTTGTAGAACACACTGTCGGCTGGCCTTTGGATAGACACACATATGGTGGATCATTCCTCTATCACCTCAATGAGGGAGAACCACTTGTGGCTCTTGGTTTTGTG GTTGGTTTAGATTATCAGAATCCATACATTAACCCATTCAGGGAGTTCCAGAGGTGGAAGCATCACTCCACTGTATCCCCGACTCTGGAAGGTGGAGAACGAATTGCTTATGGAGCACGTGCTCTGAATGAAGGTGGTTTCCAG TCCTTGCCAAAGCTCACATTCCCTGGGGGTGTTTTGGTGGGATGCAGCCCTGGTTTTATGAATGTACCCAAGATTAAAGGGACTCACACAGCAATGAAAAGTGGCATATTGGCAGCAGAATCCATCTACAAGCAGCTAACCGATGAAAACCTTCAGTCAAGTACCCAAG GGCTTCATGTCACAGAATATGAAGAAAACTTAAAAAATTCCTGGGTGTGGAAAGAGCTTTATAGCGTAAGGAACATTAGACCTTCCTGCCATGGATTTCTGGGATTGTATGGTGGCATGATATACACTGGGATTTTCTACTGGATACTAAGGGGGATGGAGCCTTGGACGTTAAAGCATAAAG GCTTTGATAGTAACCAGCTAAAACCAGCCAAGGATTGCACCCCCATTGAGTACCCCAAACCTGACGGCAAGATTAGCTTTGATCTCCTGTCATCTGTGGCTCTAAGCGGTACGAACCATGAACATGACCAGCCTGCACATCTAACATTACGTGATGACAGTATACCAGTCAACAAGAACCTTGCGATCTACGATGGCCCAGAGCAAAGGTTCTGCCCGGCAG GTGTCTATGAATACGTACCTCTGGAATCGGGGGAGGGCTCACGGTTACAAATCAATGCTCAGAACTGTGTGCACTGTAAGACCTGTGATATTAAAGATCCAAGTCAGAATATCAACTGGGTTGTACCCGAAGGTGGCGGCGGACCAGCCTACAATGGAATGTGA
- the LOC143782015 gene encoding uncharacterized protein LOC143782015, protein MWCIVTNFCYLFPGNRIIVRWRSIRDRFKREFNKEMQAPSGSRGRRSRYKHARALSFLRSTLLSRSTFCSTREPASELQPSGAIPRESATGDHVDPSVSAPTLLFDPSASSTSAGAAGRTSSLEAAGDELEFPLPHPSATAATSRPTLWSGRQRQRGQERSYAPDFLHLNASFHSAIKLLSEQTSAGYNMLNKSILELSSRLDRMQSDANQSPRHCFFQAVLRHMENLTPDLQMHVMQGCHTALAQAISHAPPPTLHVSTPFPSQSTVYPPIRPPPVRPPPVHSTPSSFVPSPLSLSQFLTSPFHSSPLTSPLSIPATPSYLTHTTSAPQVSTQPHVFTTHSTSVPPRDVLSPTLDVVRPPVSPSATISTQNYENL, encoded by the exons atgtggtgtatagtaaccaatttttgctatctctttccaggtaacaggattatcgtgcggtggcggtcaatcagggatcgcttcaagagggagtttaataaggagatgcaggccccgagtggatctagaggacgcaggagcagatacaaacatgccagagccctgtcgttcctacggtcgacgctgctgagcagaag cactttctgcagcactcgggagcctgcatcagagttgcagccctctggagcgatccctcgagagtccgccaccggcgaccacgtcgacccctctgtttctgcacctacccttttgtttgatccctcagcctcatccaccagcgctggagcagcagggcggacttcgtcacttgaagctgcaggtgatgagttagagttccctttaccccacccctctgccactgccgcaacttctagaccaactttgtggtcaggacggcagcgccagagaggtcaggaaaggagctatgcgcctgactttttgcatctgaatgcatcctttcacagtgccatcaagcttttgagtgagcaaacgtctgctgggtacaatatgcttaacaaaagcatacttgaactcagcagtcgtcttgataggatgcaatcagatgcaaaccagtcaccaaggcactgtttttttcaggcggtcctcaggcacatggaaaatctaactcctgacctgcagatgcatgtgatgcaaggctgccacactgctctagcgcaggcgatatcccatgcccctccacctacccttcatgtgtcaacacctttcccctctcaatccaccgtctatcctcccatccgtcctcctcctgtacgtcctcctcccgtccattctactccttcgtcatttgttccttccccccttagtctttcccagtttttaacgtcccccttccattcttcccctttaacttctccgttatcaatcccagcaacaccttcatacctcacacacaccacatctgcacctcaagtctctacacaacctcatgttttcaccacccattccacttctgttcctccccgtgatgtcctgtcccccactctcgacgtggtccgcccgcctgtcagcccctccgctactatctccacccaaaactatgagaatctgtaa